Proteins from a genomic interval of Mesobacillus sp. S13:
- a CDS encoding FtsW/RodA/SpoVE family cell cycle protein: MTSNPKTNSRLDYGLVTILILLFLSSCVAIYSAQTTGQYGSDNFLIKQIIWYIIGAGIIAAVITLDSDQLQKLSWYAYGFGLVLLIGLIIAPSTIAPVINGAKSWYRVPAMGTLQPSELVKVFIILALARVIVDHHQKYRLKSIQTDFWLLIKIGIVTMVPLLLVMQQPDLGTSLVYIAIMLGMIFISGITWKLLVPIFGTGISLISIIFYFVIWKPEILEKYLGVKEYQFGRIYSWLDPYNYQSTTGFQLTRSLLAIGSGETIGKGYGTREVYLPESHTDFIFSIIGEEFGFVGASIIVSLFFLLIYQITKIGMETKNDFYTYICVGVISMITFHVFQNIGMTIGLLPITGIPLPFISYGGSSLMGNMLAVSLIFSIRYHYKKYMFSTSA, from the coding sequence ATGACTTCGAATCCAAAAACGAATTCCCGGCTCGATTACGGGCTGGTAACGATATTGATCTTACTATTTCTGTCAAGCTGCGTGGCCATTTACAGCGCTCAGACGACGGGGCAGTATGGATCGGACAATTTCTTGATTAAGCAAATCATCTGGTACATCATCGGTGCGGGCATCATCGCCGCGGTCATCACGCTCGATTCGGACCAGCTGCAAAAATTGAGCTGGTATGCCTATGGCTTCGGTCTGGTCCTGCTGATAGGTCTGATCATTGCACCTTCCACCATCGCTCCTGTCATCAATGGTGCAAAAAGCTGGTACAGAGTGCCGGCAATGGGTACTCTGCAGCCGTCAGAGCTGGTGAAGGTGTTCATCATCCTGGCACTTGCGAGAGTGATTGTCGACCACCACCAGAAATATCGGCTTAAATCCATTCAAACGGATTTTTGGCTCCTGATTAAAATCGGTATTGTCACGATGGTCCCGCTCTTGCTCGTCATGCAGCAGCCTGACCTGGGAACATCGCTTGTGTATATCGCCATCATGCTGGGGATGATTTTTATCTCAGGCATCACCTGGAAGCTCCTTGTGCCGATTTTCGGAACAGGTATCTCACTGATTTCGATCATCTTTTATTTTGTGATCTGGAAGCCAGAGATTCTTGAAAAATATCTTGGGGTGAAGGAATACCAATTCGGCCGGATTTATTCCTGGCTTGACCCTTATAATTACCAGAGCACCACCGGCTTCCAGCTTACAAGGTCGCTGCTGGCCATCGGCTCAGGTGAAACGATCGGGAAGGGCTATGGCACAAGGGAAGTATACCTGCCCGAAAGCCATACTGACTTCATATTCAGTATCATCGGCGAAGAGTTCGGCTTCGTTGGAGCAAGCATCATCGTTAGCTTGTTTTTCCTGCTGATTTACCAAATCACCAAAATTGGCATGGAAACGAAGAATGATTTTTACACCTATATTTGTGTAGGCGTCATCAGTATGATCACCTTCCACGTATTCCAGAATATCGGAATGACCATCGGCCTTTTGCCAATCACGGGAATCCCGTTGCCATTTATCAGCTACGGAGGAAGCTCTTTGATGGGGAATATGCTCGCAGTGAGCCTCATCTTTTCAATAAGGTACCATTATAAGAAATACATGTTCTCGACATCTGCATAA
- a CDS encoding Ger(x)C family spore germination protein: MRMNKVCLLIAAVTILSGCVEKEIIDDVNIEMGVGYDMVEDDKIEGTIMIPIFNPDKNIGNFTFSAKASSSRDLIQEVQRKSAQPIVTGSLEIALFGEEIAKKGISEFSDAFQRDASIGAGVYFAVADESAKSILSGTYGNRGNAVHLSRLIEHNMETRNLPVTNMHRYLFDLYQKGKDPHLPILKKVEPEIIDIVGIALFKEDKMVTELPTEKMFFFKLLTDKFSEGAFKLKVDKETVVIKDLDSKHKYKLIKRDPYTVTIELKIKGLIREYTGEIVTPAIIKKIEKEFEYQVNQESSAMIKDFQERGIDPLGFGHFIKSKTRGFDFKRWEDEYKNLTVNVKTDVIITEVGIVE, encoded by the coding sequence ATGAGAATGAATAAAGTATGTTTGTTAATAGCCGCGGTAACCATCCTTTCTGGTTGTGTTGAAAAAGAAATCATTGACGATGTTAATATTGAAATGGGCGTGGGATATGACATGGTTGAAGATGATAAAATTGAAGGCACCATTATGATTCCGATCTTTAACCCTGATAAAAATATCGGCAATTTCACTTTCTCCGCCAAGGCTTCAAGCAGCAGGGACCTCATCCAGGAAGTGCAGCGCAAGTCTGCCCAGCCAATAGTCACCGGTTCACTGGAAATTGCTTTGTTCGGTGAAGAAATCGCAAAAAAAGGAATTAGCGAGTTTTCTGATGCTTTTCAGCGCGATGCAAGTATCGGTGCAGGAGTATATTTTGCAGTAGCCGATGAATCGGCAAAGAGTATATTATCAGGAACATATGGCAACAGGGGCAACGCTGTCCACTTGTCCCGGCTGATTGAGCATAATATGGAAACACGGAATCTTCCAGTCACCAATATGCATCGCTATTTATTTGATCTCTATCAGAAAGGAAAAGACCCCCATCTCCCAATTCTAAAAAAAGTGGAGCCAGAGATCATTGATATAGTTGGAATTGCACTATTCAAAGAAGATAAGATGGTAACTGAACTTCCTACCGAGAAAATGTTTTTTTTCAAGCTTCTGACTGATAAGTTCAGCGAAGGGGCGTTCAAGCTGAAAGTGGATAAAGAGACTGTGGTCATTAAGGATTTGGATTCCAAACACAAATATAAATTGATAAAACGAGATCCATACACTGTGACTATTGAACTCAAAATTAAGGGCCTGATCCGTGAATATACCGGAGAAATTGTGACCCCAGCCATCATCAAGAAAATCGAAAAAGAATTTGAATATCAGGTCAACCAGGAATCCTCCGCCATGATAAAAGACTTCCAAGAGCGGGGCATTGACCCATTAGGATTCGGACATTTTATAAAAAGCAAAACAAGAGGCTTCGATTTTAAGAGATGGGAAGATGAATATAAAAATTTAACGGTCAATGTTAAAACAGATGTGATTATAACCGAAGTAGGGATTGTTGAATAA